One window of Halonatronomonas betaini genomic DNA carries:
- the rph gene encoding ribonuclease PH: MSYQRINRQHNQLRPVEIERNYTKYAEGSVLISTGDTKVICTASVEDSVPYFLRGQNQGWLTAEYSMLPRATQSRSIRAAAKGKIGGRTKEIQRLIGRSLRAVVDLDKLGERTIWVDCDVIQADGGTRTASITGAFVALMDSINYLLETEEIKESPVEEFIAATSIGIVNDKALLDLKYQEDSQAQVDLNLVMTESGRIIEVQGTAEETPYTRKQLNRMLDLGERGIAELIKIQKEALGD, encoded by the coding sequence ATGTCCTATCAGAGAATTAATCGACAGCATAACCAGCTCAGACCGGTAGAAATAGAAAGAAATTATACCAAATATGCCGAAGGTTCAGTCCTGATCTCAACTGGCGATACAAAGGTAATCTGTACAGCCTCAGTTGAAGATAGCGTTCCCTATTTTTTAAGGGGCCAGAATCAGGGCTGGCTAACAGCAGAATATTCAATGCTGCCAAGAGCAACCCAGAGCCGTTCAATTAGAGCAGCTGCTAAGGGTAAAATCGGCGGCAGAACTAAAGAGATTCAAAGACTCATCGGTCGCTCTTTAAGGGCAGTAGTCGATCTCGATAAATTAGGAGAAAGAACTATCTGGGTAGATTGTGATGTTATTCAGGCAGATGGCGGTACCAGAACAGCTTCAATCACAGGGGCATTCGTTGCTCTCATGGATAGTATTAACTATCTCCTGGAGACAGAAGAAATAAAAGAATCCCCAGTTGAAGAATTTATTGCTGCTACCAGCATTGGTATAGTTAATGATAAGGCCCTCCTGGATCTTAAATATCAGGAAGATAGCCAGGCCCAGGTTGATCTCAATCTGGTCATGACTGAATCAGGCCGGATCATCGAAGTCCAGGGCACAGCAGAAGAAACGCCATATACCAGAAAGCAGCTTAATAGAATGCTTGATCTTGGCGAAAGAGGTATAGCAGAACTTATTAAAATCCAGAAAGAAGCCCTGGGAGACTAA
- the glmL gene encoding methylaspartate mutase accessory protein GlmL produces MQQALLIDIGSTFTKVAQFDLDSLELVARSQAYTTVETGIKQGLLKALEDIPDWESADYKLASSSAAGGLKIVASGLVPELTAEAARQAALGAGSRVIGSYSYELTSRDIDDIQADNPDIILLAGGTDGGNQEIILHNARKLAESDLNQPIVIAGNRSAVDQVESILSSSGKETYITENVMPELEKLNIEPARQKIREIFLDRIVAARGFDQVKEFINGVIMPTPSAVLQAADYLSKGAGDVEGYGELIVVDIGGATTDVHSAAAGHPRQSGISQRGLEEPYLKRTVEGDLGMRYSAEALFNLKPEHRWQQLFKNEYNDDLEIDNFKDHINRVSCQPDYLPETENDIRCDNILGREAIRTAVTRHAGNLKTIYTPRGEVFVQEGKDLTGIKTVIGTGGVIVHNQAPEEILTGLLQGNQSDPETLNPERPEFYLDSNYLLAALGLLAEVEPEKAVKLMKKYLRKLKQGDPV; encoded by the coding sequence ATGCAGCAAGCCCTGCTTATTGATATAGGCAGCACCTTTACCAAAGTTGCCCAGTTTGATCTGGACTCACTGGAACTGGTTGCCAGGAGTCAGGCCTATACCACTGTAGAGACTGGAATCAAGCAGGGTTTACTAAAAGCCCTGGAAGATATTCCAGATTGGGAATCAGCTGATTATAAGCTGGCCAGCAGCAGTGCAGCCGGCGGTTTAAAAATAGTAGCCAGTGGCCTGGTGCCAGAATTAACGGCTGAAGCTGCCAGGCAGGCAGCTCTAGGGGCTGGCAGCAGGGTTATCGGCAGTTATTCCTATGAATTAACCTCTAGGGATATAGATGATATTCAAGCTGATAACCCAGATATTATTCTGCTGGCAGGTGGCACAGATGGAGGCAATCAGGAGATCATTCTCCATAATGCCCGAAAACTTGCAGAATCAGATCTTAATCAACCGATAGTTATAGCTGGAAATAGGTCTGCAGTTGATCAGGTTGAGTCAATCTTAAGCTCAAGTGGCAAAGAGACTTATATTACAGAAAATGTAATGCCAGAACTTGAGAAATTAAATATAGAGCCGGCCCGTCAGAAGATTCGGGAGATATTTTTAGATAGAATAGTTGCAGCCCGTGGTTTTGATCAGGTCAAGGAGTTTATTAATGGGGTGATTATGCCAACACCATCAGCAGTTCTGCAGGCAGCAGATTACCTTTCAAAAGGGGCTGGAGATGTTGAAGGATATGGCGAATTAATAGTTGTTGATATCGGAGGGGCCACCACTGATGTCCATTCAGCAGCAGCTGGCCATCCCAGGCAGTCAGGGATTAGCCAGCGGGGACTTGAAGAACCATATTTAAAGAGAACTGTTGAAGGCGATTTAGGAATGAGATATAGTGCAGAGGCACTCTTTAATCTCAAACCAGAACATCGCTGGCAGCAATTATTTAAAAATGAATATAATGATGATTTAGAGATAGATAATTTCAAAGATCATATAAATAGGGTAAGCTGTCAGCCTGACTATCTGCCAGAGACAGAAAATGATATCAGGTGTGATAATATTTTAGGCCGGGAGGCCATCAGGACAGCTGTTACAAGGCATGCAGGTAATTTAAAAACTATTTATACACCGAGAGGCGAAGTTTTTGTCCAGGAAGGCAAAGATTTAACAGGCATTAAGACAGTGATTGGTACAGGTGGGGTTATCGTCCATAACCAGGCACCTGAGGAAATATTAACAGGACTGCTCCAGGGGAATCAATCTGATCCAGAAACACTCAACCCGGAGAGGCCTGAATTTTATTTAGATAGTAATTATTTGCTGGCAGCTTTAGGGCTTTTGGCAGAGGTTGAACCAGAAAAGGCAGTTAAATTAATGAAAAAATACCTACGGAAATTAAAACAGGGGGATCCAGTATAA
- a CDS encoding acyclic terpene utilization AtuA family protein — protein sequence MKAEFKILAPTAILGYGFPIKSFEAGIKESPDIIAVDGGSTDPGPYYLGSGKSFTDREAVKRDLRLIIRGGQKLDIPVLVGTSGGSGADSHLNWTEEIVKELAREENWNLKVSLIGSQFDKEYLKTKLADGQISPLAPAEEIKAADIDNSTNIVGQMGIEPIMEALDNSPDVVLCGRAYDPTVFAAPAVKAGFKPGLAFHLGKILECASIAADPGSGSDCMLGTLKEDSFILKPLNQERRCTVTSVAAHTLYEKADPYHLTGPGGEIDLTDTEFTAISDREVEVKGSKFIPAETYTIKLEGAELVGYRTISLAGVRDPIMISQLDDILESIRAMVRDNFDDLSEDDYQLIFKKYGQNGVMGELEPNRNQPANYELGLVIEAIAKTQEMADTICSFTRSSLLHYGYKGRKATAGNLAFPYSPSDFRGGEVYSFSLHHLLEVDDPIKPFKSEIREFKGGN from the coding sequence ATGAAAGCAGAATTTAAGATACTGGCACCAACAGCCATTCTTGGCTATGGTTTCCCGATAAAATCATTTGAAGCTGGCATAAAAGAATCCCCTGATATTATAGCCGTTGATGGCGGATCAACCGATCCTGGGCCCTATTATTTAGGCTCAGGCAAATCTTTCACAGATAGAGAGGCAGTTAAAAGAGACCTTCGCCTGATTATCAGAGGTGGCCAGAAATTAGATATCCCTGTCCTGGTTGGAACCTCAGGAGGATCAGGAGCTGACTCCCATCTAAACTGGACAGAGGAAATAGTCAAAGAACTGGCCAGAGAAGAAAACTGGAATCTCAAAGTTTCATTAATCGGTTCTCAGTTCGATAAAGAATATCTTAAAACTAAACTGGCTGATGGCCAGATATCACCTCTGGCTCCAGCTGAAGAAATTAAGGCAGCAGATATAGATAATTCCACTAATATAGTTGGTCAGATGGGCATAGAGCCAATTATGGAAGCCCTGGATAATAGTCCAGATGTAGTCCTATGTGGCCGGGCCTATGACCCAACAGTCTTTGCCGCCCCAGCAGTTAAAGCCGGCTTCAAACCAGGCCTGGCCTTTCATCTTGGCAAGATTCTGGAATGTGCCAGCATAGCAGCCGATCCAGGCAGCGGCAGTGATTGCATGCTAGGAACCCTAAAAGAAGATTCATTTATCTTAAAGCCACTCAATCAGGAGCGGCGCTGCACAGTAACCTCAGTTGCAGCCCATACCCTCTATGAAAAGGCAGATCCCTATCATCTTACCGGACCAGGTGGCGAGATCGATCTAACAGATACTGAATTTACAGCAATTAGCGATAGAGAAGTTGAGGTTAAAGGGAGTAAGTTCATCCCGGCTGAAACTTATACAATCAAGTTAGAAGGTGCAGAGTTAGTTGGTTATCGGACAATCTCTTTAGCTGGAGTTAGAGATCCGATTATGATCTCCCAGTTAGATGATATTCTAGAGAGTATCAGAGCCATGGTCAGAGATAATTTTGATGATCTCAGTGAAGATGATTATCAGCTTATATTTAAGAAATATGGCCAGAATGGCGTTATGGGTGAGCTAGAGCCTAACAGAAATCAGCCAGCCAATTATGAACTTGGTCTGGTTATTGAGGCCATCGCTAAAACCCAGGAAATGGCAGATACAATCTGTAGTTTTACCCGCTCAAGCCTGCTCCATTACGGCTACAAAGGCCGAAAGGCTACAGCAGGCAACTTAGCCTTTCCATATTCTCCTTCAGATTTTAGAGGTGGCGAAGTTTACAGTTTTAGCCTCCATCATCTACTGGAAGTAGATGATCCAATCAAGCCATTCAAATCTGAAATCAGAGAATTTAAGGGAGGTAATTAA
- a CDS encoding RnfABCDGE type electron transport complex subunit D, translating into MKMMYGMLMALTPAALFAIYSYRLKALLLIITGVASAVLAEAIYQKLTGQKITIKDGSAAVTGLLLSLAVSISTPLYALGVSAAVGIIVGKQLFGGFGKNIFNPAIFGRLFYLFAFPDTILPWRTPVDMTTAATPLEIMRDTGEFTPILDNFLGTIPGTIGEISGLLLLAGGLFLIYKNYARWRIPASIMGTVFVLALIAGENPLFHFFAGSLMLGAFFMATDPMSSPRFPKGQIAFGIGIGIIIMLMRWYGWQTPGEYHFTEGTTFAIIIMNLFVPWFNKVFKPSR; encoded by the coding sequence ATGAAGATGATGTACGGTATGTTAATGGCCCTGACACCTGCTGCTTTATTTGCCATTTATTCATACCGCTTAAAAGCTCTCTTACTAATAATTACCGGTGTTGCTTCTGCTGTTCTAGCTGAAGCTATTTATCAGAAATTAACCGGACAGAAGATTACAATTAAAGATGGTAGTGCTGCTGTTACTGGTCTATTATTATCACTGGCTGTATCGATTTCAACACCATTATATGCTTTAGGTGTTTCAGCTGCAGTGGGTATTATAGTAGGTAAGCAACTATTTGGTGGATTCGGAAAGAATATCTTTAACCCTGCTATCTTTGGTAGACTATTCTATCTTTTTGCATTTCCAGATACTATTCTACCCTGGCGGACCCCGGTAGATATGACTACTGCCGCTACACCACTGGAAATCATGAGGGATACTGGAGAATTTACACCAATCCTGGATAATTTTCTGGGAACTATTCCTGGAACTATCGGTGAAATTTCAGGCTTGTTACTATTGGCTGGTGGACTCTTTTTAATCTATAAAAATTATGCCCGCTGGCGAATTCCTGCAAGTATAATGGGTACCGTCTTTGTGCTGGCACTTATAGCTGGTGAGAATCCATTATTCCATTTCTTTGCCGGTAGTTTAATGCTTGGTGCTTTCTTTATGGCAACTGACCCGATGAGTTCACCAAGATTTCCAAAAGGCCAGATCGCTTTTGGTATTGGCATCGGTATCATCATAATGTTAATGCGCTGGTATGGCTGGCAGACACCAGGTGAATATCATTTCACTGAAGGTACAACTTTTGCAATTATTATAATGAACTTATTTGTACCCTGGTTTAATAAGGTTTTCAAGCCCAGCCGTTAA
- a CDS encoding carbohydrate kinase family protein, with translation MPDIITMGELLIDFIPYEKDCKLKDVDKFSKAAGGAPANVAAALGRIGCSTGFIGMIGKDSFGDFLLDTMAEQGVNIQQIIRTDEAMTTLAFVSLQADGERDFAFYRKPGADMLLKQDEIDLDYLKSADIFHFGTISLTDEPVRSTTKFLVQKAKENGSLITFDPNIRIALWDHELDKLKQEYLKVLPDVDLLKLNIEELRKLHPDQTSKLDDQINLENLKAVAKSIFAQGPKYIVITDGSNGSYFISENHAFHAKTEKIKALDTTGAGDAFMAGILSKLIAKDNLEDLNWESALKRANKFGAITCSRYGAIPALPDKDDLD, from the coding sequence ATGCCTGATATTATCACAATGGGAGAACTCCTAATCGATTTCATCCCATATGAGAAAGATTGTAAACTAAAAGATGTTGATAAATTTAGTAAAGCCGCAGGGGGAGCACCGGCCAATGTCGCTGCAGCTCTGGGCAGGATTGGCTGCTCAACCGGCTTTATCGGTATGATAGGTAAAGATTCTTTTGGCGATTTTTTGCTGGATACAATGGCAGAGCAGGGAGTAAATATTCAACAGATAATCAGAACTGATGAGGCAATGACAACCCTGGCCTTTGTTTCCCTGCAGGCTGATGGAGAAAGAGACTTTGCCTTTTATCGAAAGCCTGGAGCTGATATGTTATTAAAACAGGATGAGATAGACCTTGATTATTTAAAATCAGCAGATATATTCCATTTTGGAACAATCTCCCTGACAGATGAACCTGTTCGCTCAACTACTAAATTTTTAGTTCAAAAAGCAAAAGAAAATGGCTCATTAATTACTTTCGACCCTAACATAAGAATTGCTCTCTGGGACCATGAGCTTGATAAGCTAAAACAAGAATATTTAAAAGTTCTGCCTGATGTTGATCTATTAAAACTTAATATCGAAGAACTCAGAAAATTACATCCTGATCAGACTAGCAAGTTAGATGATCAGATTAATTTAGAAAACTTAAAAGCAGTCGCGAAGTCAATTTTTGCTCAGGGTCCTAAATATATAGTTATTACTGACGGCAGCAATGGCTCATATTTTATAAGCGAAAATCATGCCTTTCATGCCAAGACTGAAAAGATAAAAGCCCTTGATACAACAGGAGCTGGAGACGCCTTCATGGCAGGGATCCTATCAAAATTAATAGCTAAAGATAACTTAGAAGACCTAAACTGGGAGTCAGCATTAAAAAGAGCCAATAAATTTGGTGCTATAACCTGTAGCAGATATGGTGCAATCCCAGCTCTACCAGATAAAGACGATCTCGATTAA
- a CDS encoding XTP/dITP diphosphatase, whose amino-acid sequence MMKKLLISTGNQDKIIEIRDKYQDLDYEIISPNKLGLNLDVEETGSTLEENALLKARAGAEVSNLLTLADDTGLEVDALDGRPGIYSARFAGAEATYEDNNQKLLKLLKNYSEEERTACFVTVVAVVDPVSGREETVRGICCGRIISEFRGDNGFGYDPIFYLPEKGKTFAELSTEEKNRISHRANALKKMKKILDNWN is encoded by the coding sequence ATGATGAAAAAACTATTGATTTCAACAGGTAATCAGGATAAAATCATAGAAATAAGGGATAAGTATCAGGATTTAGATTATGAGATAATTTCCCCGAATAAGTTAGGACTTAATTTAGATGTTGAGGAGACAGGTTCTACTCTTGAGGAGAATGCATTACTTAAAGCAAGGGCAGGAGCTGAGGTTAGTAATCTTCTCACACTTGCAGATGACACTGGCCTGGAGGTAGATGCCTTAGATGGCAGGCCAGGGATTTATTCAGCTCGTTTTGCCGGTGCTGAAGCCACATATGAAGATAACAACCAAAAACTGCTTAAATTACTTAAGAATTATTCCGAAGAAGAGAGAACAGCATGCTTTGTTACTGTAGTGGCAGTAGTTGATCCTGTTAGCGGCAGAGAGGAGACAGTTAGAGGCATCTGTTGCGGCAGGATCATTTCAGAGTTCCGGGGAGATAATGGTTTTGGCTATGATCCAATTTTTTATCTTCCTGAAAAAGGTAAAACTTTTGCTGAATTATCAACAGAAGAGAAGAACCGAATATCACACAGAGCCAATGCTTTAAAGAAGATGAAAAAAATCCTGGATAATTGGAATTAA
- a CDS encoding alanine-tRNA synthetase second additional domain-containing protein encodes MIDSFAHSVYYAPRGKDRILFLGNNISQMHLHANDRLIGLIGDAGAGKSLLIKGMFPGLTLTNDDEGINARPLPVLDDYEEDHFQSHTYHVDIRFETAFTQPWQLAEAIEKAVMKGRRVIIEHFNLIEPHLSIDPEVLVGIGEEVLVTRPGVFGPTAEEVSKIVFKSIKYRRMAHTAEDLTALVIENRGYMRPPLHSDVKSGFVLQFDQQPDFSIEDIEAEVKEMISENYKVNYLDDEHIKIGDYKYVCTGPRIHMNRTGDIEGFQLISDFKVDPRTGFFLMAGLVGNERSQFQLSRI; translated from the coding sequence ATGATAGATAGTTTTGCCCATTCAGTTTATTATGCACCAAGAGGAAAGGACAGAATCCTCTTTTTAGGAAACAATATATCTCAGATGCATCTCCACGCCAACGATCGCTTAATTGGCCTGATTGGAGATGCTGGCGCTGGAAAATCACTCCTGATTAAAGGAATGTTTCCAGGTTTAACCCTGACCAATGATGATGAAGGCATCAATGCCAGACCTTTACCGGTTTTAGATGATTATGAAGAAGATCATTTTCAATCCCATACTTACCATGTTGATATCAGGTTTGAAACAGCCTTTACCCAGCCCTGGCAGCTGGCAGAGGCGATAGAGAAGGCAGTTATGAAAGGTCGTCGGGTTATTATCGAACATTTTAATTTGATTGAGCCCCACCTTTCAATCGACCCTGAAGTCTTAGTTGGTATTGGCGAGGAAGTCCTTGTTACCAGGCCAGGGGTCTTTGGCCCGACAGCAGAAGAAGTCAGTAAAATCGTCTTCAAATCGATTAAATATCGGCGGATGGCTCATACTGCTGAAGATCTAACAGCCCTGGTCATTGAAAATAGAGGCTATATGCGGCCGCCACTTCACAGCGATGTTAAAAGTGGTTTTGTCCTCCAGTTCGATCAACAGCCTGATTTTTCTATTGAAGATATTGAGGCTGAAGTTAAAGAGATGATCTCTGAAAACTATAAAGTTAATTATCTCGATGACGAACATATTAAGATCGGCGATTATAAGTATGTCTGTACCGGTCCTAGAATTCACATGAATCGGACAGGTGATATTGAAGGATTCCAGCTAATTTCTGATTTTAAAGTCGACCCCAGGACAGGCTTCTTTTTAATGGCAGGACTTGTCGGCAATGAACGGAGCCAGTTCCAGTTAAGTAGAATATAA
- a CDS encoding DUF4387 domain-containing protein, with protein MAQKLIDLADVVRSKNAGPFELTIDIIFDNLEDYNLVKEKAVITREKIADLYQVPLADVKDVIYFEPARAIKVTLKRPIPAGSPGERDVYGAQQHAPLLDLEL; from the coding sequence ATGGCCCAGAAATTAATAGATCTAGCAGATGTTGTTAGAAGTAAGAATGCCGGTCCTTTTGAACTTACAATTGATATCATCTTTGATAATTTAGAAGATTACAATCTGGTCAAGGAGAAAGCTGTTATCACCAGAGAAAAAATAGCGGATCTTTATCAGGTTCCTCTAGCAGATGTCAAAGATGTTATCTATTTTGAACCGGCCAGAGCAATCAAAGTAACCCTTAAACGGCCTATTCCTGCCGGTTCTCCAGGAGAGAGAGATGTATATGGCGCCCAGCAGCATGCTCCTCTTCTCGACTTAGAATTATAA
- a CDS encoding methylaspartate ammonia-lyase, whose amino-acid sequence MTEIIDIIASPALTGFYFDDQKAIKCGAKTDGLNYKGDTATPGFESVRQAGEAISVEFILSDGSQGGGDCAAVQYSGAGGRDPLFLSREFIPVIEEEVKPYLVGQKVDSFKELAELIENIKINGQRLHTALRYGLSQAALSAVAASNQESRTEVVAREYDLDLNPEPIPIFTQTGDDRYLNADKAIIKGAQVLPHGLINNVTDKLGQQGEKLIEYISWLRDRIQEFGGDDYRPALHIDVYGTIGEAFSTIEEMAEYILKAEKAAAPFKLRIEGPMDAGNRSDQIKELSALTAKLEELGSTVELVADEWCNTFEDIKLFADNNAGHMIQIKTPDLGGINNTIEAVLYCKDKGLGAYQGGTCNETDRSARICTDIALATRPDQILAKPGMGLDEGLMIVNNQMQRTLRLLEWKKSNQQTKQIKTEGVGR is encoded by the coding sequence ATGACAGAAATCATTGATATTATAGCGTCCCCGGCTCTGACAGGTTTTTATTTTGATGATCAAAAGGCTATTAAATGCGGTGCTAAGACCGATGGTTTAAACTATAAAGGTGATACTGCGACTCCAGGGTTTGAATCAGTCCGCCAGGCCGGCGAAGCCATTTCAGTTGAATTTATTCTTTCAGATGGCAGCCAGGGAGGCGGAGACTGTGCAGCTGTTCAGTATTCTGGCGCAGGTGGCAGAGATCCCCTCTTTTTAAGCAGAGAATTTATACCAGTAATTGAAGAAGAAGTTAAACCCTATCTTGTTGGGCAAAAAGTCGATAGTTTCAAAGAACTGGCTGAATTAATTGAAAATATTAAAATAAATGGCCAGCGGCTTCATACTGCCCTCCGCTATGGTTTAAGCCAGGCTGCTCTCTCAGCAGTTGCAGCTAGCAATCAGGAGAGCAGAACAGAGGTAGTGGCCAGAGAGTATGATCTGGATCTGAATCCAGAGCCTATTCCAATCTTCACCCAGACAGGTGATGACCGCTATTTGAATGCCGATAAAGCCATTATTAAAGGGGCCCAGGTTCTCCCCCATGGCCTGATTAACAATGTAACAGATAAATTAGGTCAGCAGGGTGAAAAATTAATCGAATATATCAGCTGGTTGAGAGATCGGATCCAGGAATTTGGTGGTGATGATTATCGTCCTGCTCTCCATATAGATGTTTATGGCACAATCGGCGAAGCTTTTAGTACCATAGAAGAGATGGCAGAATATATCCTGAAAGCTGAAAAAGCAGCAGCCCCCTTTAAATTAAGGATAGAAGGCCCGATGGATGCCGGTAATAGATCAGATCAGATCAAAGAGCTCTCAGCATTAACTGCAAAACTTGAAGAGTTAGGCTCAACAGTTGAATTAGTAGCTGATGAATGGTGTAATACCTTTGAAGATATCAAGCTTTTTGCCGACAATAACGCCGGCCATATGATTCAGATTAAGACCCCGGATCTCGGTGGCATTAATAATACAATCGAAGCAGTTCTTTATTGTAAAGATAAGGGCCTGGGAGCATATCAGGGAGGAACCTGTAATGAAACAGATCGTTCAGCCCGAATCTGTACCGATATAGCCCTGGCAACCAGACCAGATCAGATCCTGGCTAAACCAGGAATGGGTCTCGATGAAGGTCTTATGATAGTCAATAATCAGATGCAGCGGACATTAAGACTGCTGGAATGGAAAAAATCAAATCAGCAGACAAAGCAGATAAAAACTGAAGGAGTAGGTAGATAA
- a CDS encoding methylaspartate mutase subunit E, protein MSNLKNKKIPEEEFFKEREEVLKAWPTGEDVDLDEAIQYQKDLPEHKKMSARLMQAEEEGETLIQPRAGVALPDELVELLSYLDEEGEADLLPVTIDSYTRQNQYKEAEQGIEESQEMGRSMLNGFPAVNHGLETCRKVIESLNLPVQVRHGTPDARLLAEITMAGGFSDYEGGGISYNIPYAKKVSLEDTIRDWQYVDRLIGYYQEQGVDINREPFGPLTGTLVPPAVSHVVAILEALLAAEQGVKYLTLGYGQNGNLVQDVAAIQTLRELADSYLTDEGYDDIKLTTVFHQWMGGFPQDESKAYAVISWGATAAALSGATKVIVKTPHEAMGIPTKEANASGLKATKQIVNMLKDQSLEQTAKLDREKDMIKKEVRAILDKVKELGEGDWAKGTVRAFEAGVIDIPFAPSKFNKGKILPARDNIGAVRYLNTGNLPLPDDVKAFHEERLAERGEFEDREATFQMVIDDIYAIGKGMLIGRPRE, encoded by the coding sequence ATGAGTAATTTAAAGAATAAGAAAATTCCAGAGGAAGAATTTTTCAAAGAACGGGAAGAAGTTTTAAAAGCCTGGCCAACAGGTGAAGATGTTGATTTAGATGAGGCTATCCAGTATCAGAAAGATTTACCAGAACATAAAAAGATGTCAGCGAGATTAATGCAAGCTGAAGAGGAAGGCGAGACTTTAATTCAGCCAAGGGCAGGAGTTGCTCTTCCAGATGAATTAGTCGAACTTTTAAGCTATCTTGATGAAGAAGGGGAAGCAGATCTGCTCCCGGTCACAATCGATAGTTATACCAGACAGAATCAGTATAAAGAAGCAGAACAGGGGATTGAGGAGAGTCAGGAAATGGGCAGGTCAATGCTCAACGGTTTTCCTGCTGTAAATCATGGCCTGGAGACCTGTAGAAAAGTTATAGAATCATTAAACCTGCCTGTTCAGGTTCGCCATGGGACACCAGATGCCAGACTTCTTGCTGAAATTACAATGGCAGGAGGTTTCAGCGATTATGAAGGTGGCGGAATTTCATATAATATTCCCTATGCTAAAAAAGTATCTTTAGAAGATACAATTAGAGACTGGCAATATGTCGACAGACTGATCGGTTATTATCAGGAACAGGGTGTTGATATTAATCGTGAACCCTTTGGGCCTTTAACAGGGACCCTGGTACCCCCTGCAGTATCTCATGTTGTTGCAATCCTTGAAGCCCTGCTGGCGGCAGAACAGGGTGTAAAATATTTAACTCTCGGGTATGGCCAGAATGGTAACTTAGTTCAGGATGTTGCAGCCATCCAGACTTTAAGAGAATTAGCAGATTCCTATTTAACTGACGAAGGTTATGATGATATTAAATTAACAACAGTTTTCCATCAGTGGATGGGTGGTTTTCCTCAGGATGAATCTAAGGCCTATGCCGTGATCAGCTGGGGAGCAACCGCAGCAGCTCTCAGTGGGGCGACAAAAGTTATTGTTAAGACTCCCCATGAAGCAATGGGTATTCCAACAAAAGAGGCCAATGCCTCAGGTCTTAAAGCAACCAAACAGATTGTAAATATGCTTAAAGACCAATCATTAGAGCAGACAGCCAAGCTTGATCGTGAAAAAGATATGATTAAAAAAGAAGTTAGAGCAATTCTGGATAAAGTTAAAGAACTTGGCGAAGGTGACTGGGCTAAAGGGACAGTTAGGGCCTTTGAAGCCGGAGTTATTGATATACCATTTGCTCCAAGTAAATTTAATAAAGGGAAAATACTGCCGGCCAGAGATAATATAGGTGCTGTCAGATATCTAAACACAGGTAATCTTCCGCTTCCAGATGATGTTAAGGCTTTCCATGAGGAGCGTCTTGCTGAAAGAGGCGAATTTGAAGATAGAGAAGCAACCTTCCAGATGGTTATCGATGATATTTATGCCATCGGTAAAGGTATGCTTATTGGAAGACCGAGAGAGTAG